The DNA region TACGACTTTTGATACGGAGGGTGAGATTACACCGACGGAACCCACTACAGCAAAACCCCCTGCCCCCACGCATGCGGGGGTTCTGAATGTACCCACACTGGAAGAGATCGAAGAGGCGCTAAATCAATTTCGTGGTGGGTATGAACAAAAGGCTCCATTATTTTCTGCAAAGCATATAAGGGGCAAGCGCCTTTATGATTTAGCTCGCGAAGGCAAAGCAACTGAAGAGATGCGCCCAAGCAAACTCGTACGTATCGACGAGATAAAGACTCTCAACTACTCCTATCCAAAGCTAACACTCAAAATCACCTGTGGGAGCGGAACCTATATCCGCTCTATCGCTGATGACTTGGGTCATGCACTTGGGATTGGTGGCTACTGCCTTACCTTGAGACGCTTGTCTATTGGTCATTACCAAGCAGAGCAAGCTGTAACACCGCTAGATGATAGAGAGCATATTTTAGAGAAGCTCTTACCAATAAACGAGATAGAACCATAGTGGACAATTTGCGTT from Candidatus Nomurabacteria bacterium includes:
- the truB gene encoding tRNA pseudouridine(55) synthase TruB, giving the protein MSYSIVCLEKKGYIEAMNPQETLSGILLVDKPAGWTSHDIVAKMRGVLGIKRIGHAGTLDPFATGLVILGINKGTKNLEKLMHETKVYETTIFLGATSTTFDTEGEITPTEPTTAKPPAPTHAGVLNVPTLEEIEEALNQFRGGYEQKAPLFSAKHIRGKRLYDLAREGKATEEMRPSKLVRIDEIKTLNYSYPKLTLKITCGSGTYIRSIADDLGHALGIGGYCLTLRRLSIGHYQAEQAVTPLDDREHILEKLLPINEIEP